Genomic DNA from Orcinus orca chromosome 6, mOrcOrc1.1, whole genome shotgun sequence:
TGGGCTTACAGGACAGCCCTCTCCTCTACGCAAGGAAAATCCATTTGGGTTGGACTTTCACAGGGTGTAAGATGGTTTCCAGCAAGAAGATAGAGAAAATATGATGAgcgttgttttatttctttgaattgcTAGAAACCTCTGATCTTTGGGGCGCTGAGCACACCACATAATCCTTTTCTATCATCAGTGGCTCTTCCTCAATCAGTCTTCAGACCGTGGTCACCGGGGCCTTCTACAtcttctttgcttttgctttcctCCCTTTGTTTGCTTTGTACAAATTAAGAGCTTTATCTTGGCCTGACTGGCCCGTGACGGGGagcggggaaggggtgggagcgTTGAGGTTTAGAGTCTTCTTCTGCAGTTTCAGGTCCAAAATATCAAAGGTTGTCTGTATCTCACACTGCAGCAGCTCCTTCAGGCATTCAATCTGGATGTGAATGGCCTCGTTGATGAGATTTTCTAGCTCCTGAAAGAAACGGAATGTGGCTGGTGAGCAGGGCCTGGGGAAGGCTCAGGCCGTCTGCAGACACAGTCCCACCGCAGTTGCAACTTCTCAACACAGCCTCCTCCTTTCTCAGTGTGCTGGCATCTTCCATCCCCCCCCCAGACCTACTCTCCATCTGTCTCCACCCCACTCTGTGCCCTGGGAGGCTGACTTTTAAGGTCTGCATCAACCAGCTCCCTTGACCTGTGGCTGCTGGCTGGGTTCAGCCAATGGGAGACCCTGGCAGGAGATCTGAGGGTGGGGAGACGAGGAAGTCTCTCACCTTCCTGCCGGCCAGCTGGGGTTGGATATGGCCATGGCCATGGTCCTCCACCTGCAGCTGCACTTCCCTCCCTGTGGCCCTCTCCTACAGCTCTCTTTTtgcttcttctctccttccttcaggCGTACTGTGGCAATCACCCCATTTGAGTGTGTCATTTATTGTTCACACTGCTCTGGGCTCGGAGGCCAGCTCCATATCCCCTACTTTCTGGTTAAGttccagattttattttctctgggcCCCGCagcatggtatgtgggatcttaggttcCTGACTGGGGATCCAAACGGCACCCCGTGCGGTGGAAGCTCAGAGTcgtaactactggaccaccagggaagtccctggttaagCTCCATTTAGATGccagcccccttccttcctcttctgccctCATCTCATTCTCACATCTCAAAGCTCCAGTTGCAGGCTTCATCGGAGGGGTCAGGGGAAATCGCTCAGAGAGTGGGTGTGTCCCCCACCTAGCCAGACTGGGGAAGAATGAAAACTCAGCCACCACGCGCCAGCTTCAACAGGAGACCCTGTCATCGCAATCAGGATCACGGCATCATAAAATCCTGGCGACAGGGACCGTGTAACTGTGTTTCTCCAAGTTCCCTGCCCAAGCAACCAATCAGTAGCGGAGAGGTCATGCTTGTCCTGGGAGTGTCAGGGGACATACCTTGAGTATCTGGTTACCTACAAGTCATTGTTTTGAGATCTCATATTTTAACTTAGAATCCCATGCAAAATCTCACATTTGCCCTAGAAAAATAGCGTTCTTCCCCTAGAGCGTCGGGGAGGATTGGGCTCCGAGAAGACGCACTATGtttatcctgcggtgttgagtgTCCCCCGCTCAGGGCCACAGAGCGGAGGGGACTCTAGCCTACAAGCTCCACCTGGCAGGGACCAGCAGGCCTGATAATGGAGGCCTGCAGGGGAgctgggggcagcaggaggggagGCGGCCCCTTCCACCCGTGGCCTTGCCCACGTATCTTGGAAGGTCCCTTGAAGGAGGTGGAGACAGGCCGCTGCTTGTGTTCTGCTGGGTCCCCGCTCAATGCATGAAGGGCAGCCGATGCGCTATTTACCGGGAAGACTTAAACTTAGAAGAGTATCATTTGTTCCATTGTATTAATTGTTGTTTAGAGATTTCCCCAATGTTTTATGCATATTTAAAGGAATGCGTCCCAAAGCCACCCACTCTTTGGCTGACAATTCAGAACCAGGACGCTTTTGGAACACAGAGTCGCTGAgactccccattcccaccccagcTCAAACCTCCCTGACACACGCACacctacatacacacacgcacatacttGTCCCTGTGTTCAAAAACAAGCCACAGTGATGCTATCAGTGCCTACATAtagttaaaaaatgaatttagactTGGCCAGGCCCTCAAGGAGTTGGCTGCCCTGGGACCAAGCTAGTAGCCATTTATTGAAGAGCTGGGCATCAGGGACTCTGGCTCCTGGAGCCCCAGGAGTCCTTAAGACCTGCCAAGAGGGCAGCCAGTTTCCTAGCTCCACACACACCCCTGGGCCACTGgctccgcccctcccccaccccatcacatCACTGCCCTGAGCTGTCTGTCCCCTACggcccttccttctttcccccacTCCCCGCCCCGCCCAGGCATCCTCCACGGACGCTGGCTCTGCAGCAGACGAAGGGCACTGAGGAAATCTATGGTGGTTCGCAGCCTGGGGGCTCTTTTGGCAGAATCTGCAGTGGAAAGGACTTGGACTTTGGGGCCAGCCAGACCTCAGTCCAAATGTAAACTCTACCACAGGCTAGCTTGGGGACCTTGGGCCAGGCGAGTAAAGTCTCCGAGCCTCAGTTGTCTCATCACTAAGATGGGGCCACGAATTATACATCTCAGGGATGTTTCATGAAACGTGCATGCAAAGCCTGTCCCCTTCTGCCCCCTCCTGGTGTGTGGACCTCTTGCGGGCCTCAGGGTCCAGCCCGGACGTCCTCTTTGTGGGAAAGGACGTTGGTGGGGGGCAGGCGAGCCTCCTCCCGCCCCAAGGACCCCACCTCACCTCTCTCTTCAGGACATGGTGCTGCCACCTGGGCAGCTCCGGGAGCAGCTCCTGCAACAGGTGCTGCTGCTCTAGTTGCAGGGCCTCCTTCAGCTGCAGCATGTAGGCCCTCTTCTGCACCTCGGCCGCGCTGAGCTCCACCACCCGCTGTTCGTGCTTCCAGACGGCCTGGTCCTTGCCCGCAGCCAGCGGGAGGGGCTGAGGCGGTACATACACCTCCAGGTGAGTGACGGTCAGCTTGACGTCCTGGTCCTGGCCCAGGACGTACTGGTAGAGTTTGTAGTGGCGGATGAACGTGTTGTGGAAGTAGTCGCACTGGGCCAGCAGGTGGGTGGTGTTCAACTGCCCCCGGTAATCTCTGAGCTTGTTCCCCAGGATCGTCACAGCCTCAGTGGTGGAGCAGCCTGTGGGCACAGAGGGGCCGGGCATCGAGTGTGAATATGGGGCTGAAGCTGCATTGATGGCTGGTTGATAGACTTGGACCCCAGAGTCCACGTCCTACCAGCTATTCTATGTCACCATCTATTAGGTCTTGAAAGCCGTGGAGTGCATCATGTTTCCCCTTTTACCTTGGCCTCTGGGATGCTCAGAGGCAATTCTATGCAGTAGCTTACCTTTATCCCATTTGTTCTGATATGGTTATCTCACGCCTTATCTCTATTTTGACACGTAACTCTTGTTTTAAAGACTTATTTCAGCTGTGCTTTATGTTGTTTCCACTTCAAACCCTTTGGGAAGGAGATGAGGGTATAAAAAAGGATTCTGAATCGAGTGGAGCATGAGATGATTGGAGAGACATTATATTGGTGACTTGGGTCACAGAGTTCGGCAAGTGTTGCTTAGACCGCGCAGAGATCAATCATTTCTGAGGGTAGCACTGGGCAACGCTCCTTGGAGGGTAAACCGCCTTCTCCCATGTCCTCCCTTTCACGCCTCTTGTTCACAAGCCTGTCAGAAGCCCGGGGTAGGGGTGTGgttggggctggggcaggactcTCTCCGGCGTATGATTGCGTCTTAAGACAGGGATGGTTCATTAAAGGGTCGCAGCTAAACGAGGTGCGTGTCCTGTGAACGGACCCCGGGCAGGGAGAGGGCAGAACAAGGGACAGAGAATGACCCTGGCCCCAGTGTGCGAGGAGACCTGAGTCCTCACACGGATGCCGTCCCCGAGGCGCACTGTGAACTCGGCCAAGTCTCACCCGCCCCCTGACTCAGGGTCAGCTCTTCAGATCAGGAGCTTGGGCACAGGCTTTGGGGGATTCCACCCattcatctatccacccatccatccattatccgtctacccacccacccatccatctctccattcatccatctctccatccatccaaccatccagtCGCTCATCATCTATTCATCATCTCTCCATCAATCAACAATTAATTTGTCAAACTGTTACTGGGGGCCTATTAACTACTAGGCACTATGCTAGGTTCTAGCAATATTATCTTGCGTCTTATCAGATGCAGCTCTTGCCCTCAAAGTTCTCACAGGAGAGATACACGAGCAAACGTTAATACACGTGTAAAGAGGACCAGAATCGGGTGATGAGGGATGCTCAGCTAAGGATGGGTTCTCCTGGAGAAGACGATGCGTGAGTGACATCTCAGAAGCTGAGCAGGACTGAGCCAGCAAAGGTGGTGGGGGAGGCATGGCCTGGGTACAGCGTAAGCGAGATCAGAGGGgcaagcagccacatggcacggGTGGGGAACAAGACCGAGTGTGTTGTTGTCGGCACCTGAATGTAGAGGCAGAAAACGGCAAGCGTTGAGTGGAGAGGTGGGTGGAAAGCACACGGGAGGGCCTTGAGTGCTGTGTTCAGAAGCCAGGGCTTTGTACTGCAGGCAGTGCAGGGCTTGCCCAGGGAGACTCTGGTTACATGGTGGCCTGTGGGCAGACTGCGGCCCAGTCCGGACTGGAGTGCCAGGTCAGCAGGCATGGGCAGAAGGGGCAGATTTGAGTGGCAGGACTGATGGCCAGATGTGGAGGGGGATAGAGGCCTGCCCGACTCCCAGGCTCTTCCTGGGGACCCTTGGGGAGTGGGGGCGGGGGACACCAAGAGTATATGATAAGCGTGGGACATTTACCTCTGTTGTGACCCCTGTCCTCAGAGACCTTCCAGTCTGTGGAAGAGGAGACTGTTGAACAGATGACATCCCCTCTTTGTTCTCAGCCCCCAACTCAGAGCTCTGTGCTCAGTAGGGGCCGATAGGTATCCAGTGAGTAAATGAACACATTCTGACATGTGAAGTGTGGTGAAGGAGCTGTTCATTTATCCCTTCAACAAATATTCGTTAGGGGCCTTCTTTCCATGTGTCAAGAACCCATTTATGGTCCAGGAAGGTGGTGAAAGGCTGGGGGGAAACACACAGATAGTATAACCCTGCTCAGGGCTACGTAGGGCTGGGCAGGTGCACAGTAGAAAGAAGTGACTTTCTCAGGGAAATCGGGGAGCAGTTCCCTGAGGAAGTGGTGAAGGAGCTGAGATGGGGAGTGTCAGAGGAGTTACTGGGCAAAGAGAGgtggaaaagaatgaaagcagAGAGGGgaaacagcctgtgcaaaggccctgtggttggATAAAGCGTGGCCCATTTGAGGAAATGAAAGGCTGGGGGTTGGAAGGTTGGCAGGCTAGAGAGCATCCGGTGGGTCCCACTGTTTCTCACAGGGGCCTCCCAGACCACTCCACCCCACACCACAGCCTTATCAACTGGTTACCTTCCTGTATTAAGCAAAAGTTGAAAGTTAAATTTACTGAAAatagtttttaagaaattaattttgtccATTGTTTTGCCAGAAAAATAACAGTTTTGAATGACATTTTAAGACTTGCTTGCATTGCTCTcatcattatatatttgtatacattctTCTTTGTCTACATAATTTGACAATTTACGCACATAAATAAGTCACATTAAAATTTACTCAGAAAGTATAGTTAAGTTCAATGTTGACAGCTTTTCAGGTTTTAATCTAACTTTCAAATGTTATTT
This window encodes:
- the C6H8orf74 gene encoding uncharacterized protein C8orf74 homolog, whose protein sequence is MLQLKEALQLEQQHLLQELLPELPRWQHHVLKREELENLINEAIHIQIECLKELLQCEIQTTFDILDLKLQKKTLNLNAPTPSPLPVTGQSGQDKALNLYKANKGRKAKAKKM